In Trifolium pratense cultivar HEN17-A07 linkage group LG7, ARS_RC_1.1, whole genome shotgun sequence, a genomic segment contains:
- the LOC123899186 gene encoding protein GAMETOPHYTE DEFECTIVE 1-like — MGFFDLNIPYPETTTKSEKSTIENNRIKLAVKAMELGYTGIAYNRTMKGIMSDNNRCSISPLSLSSLLNVVPFLSSSAKLHRELLGVPSSTPFRQYTRLTVCVENHLQANALNAGNPILKTYDLVAVKPLNQTVFDIACERMAVDIISIDFSAKLPFRLKQAMVKMAIQRGVVFEVSYSGLIANVQLRRQLISNAKLLIDWTRGRDIVFSSAAPSVNELRGPCDVSNLLLLFGLSKEEAKAAISKNCRVLLSNALRRKQFHKEAIRVEVLSLNIASHSKEARHQELLKWDPISSGKGDILLDDMENSGPTSCKASKTIKAIDFDSVLDSLPSQGCQLKDFLPANDAFSIFSTNKVNFVSVAKNVNQSTPVPNTLTEQPNRPDICPEQDGRSSLEGITKPHIVRCDNFFEKVINSGTTEAFHSNEIETNDAKLELENSIDSDVQMDDTEKPLTAFCKASDIAQATVDSYNNGNLLPVAEIVNQSKPVPNNSTEQPDKLNLSPEQKERLSDTVTTHHNVSCDNVFEENIHIGTIESFNSNVEIDTQTNGTELGLQNFIESDVDCIPFEAKTLDSHPVLCNSSNNILDTVKAHGNEKLLKSLDDPHNIDGKVEIFTPSRGISFPAPLHEKHKEKNTDVTLNAHLSTMHENLPKEDLKIAEHTVMDMNTSTSETSVEDGPFNKRETDAVEVDEMPHQTPFDEMKTEDDSTVAIHSSPEVIMEDKKFGEVSTDSDQFASAQSVSGRLRVKRRTSPLLFPPLKRLLNMVPFKKKGKKVKRRTNPK, encoded by the exons ATGGGTTTCTTCGACCTCAACATACCCTATCCAGAAACCACCACAAAATCCGAAAAATCAACAATCGAAAACAACCGAATTAAACTAGCCGTCAAAGCAATGGAATTAGGTTATACAGGAATCGCTTACAACCGCACGATGAAAGGCATTATGTCCGATAACAACCGTTGTTCAATCTCCCCTCTATCACTCTCATCACTCCTCAATGTCGTTCCGTTTCTTTCTTCATCGGCGAAACTCCACCGTGAGCTTCTCGGAGTTCCGTCATCAACTCCGTTTCGTCAGTACACGCGGCTCACTGTTTGTGTTGAGAATCATTTGCAGGCTAATGCTCTTAATGCTGGAAACCCTATTTTGAAGACTTATGATTTGGTAGCTGTTAAACCTTTAAATCAGACTGTGTTTGATATTGCTTGTGAGAGAATGGCG GTAGATATAATTTCGATTGATTTTTCAGCTAAGTTGCCATTTAGGTTGAAGCAGGCTATGGTTAAAATGGCTATTCAG CGTGGCGTTGTTTTTGAAGTCTCATACTCTGGTCTTATTGCTAATGTCCAATTAAGGAGACAGTTAATTTCCAATGCTAAG CTGTTGATCGACTGGACTCGGGGACGAGACATTGTATTTTCAAGTGCTGCTCCTTCGGTGAATGAACTTAGAGGGCCTTGTGATGTTTCAAATTTGCTGTTATTATTCGGGCTCTCAAAAGAGGAAGCTAAAGCAGCTATTTCCAAAAACTGTAG GGTTCTTTTATCCAATGCTCTAAGGAGAAAGCAATTTCACAAAGAGGCAATAAGAGTGGAAGTTTTATCATTGAATATAGCATCTCATTCCAAGGAAGCCCGGCATCAGGAGTTACTAAAGTGGGACCCTATCTCTAGCGGTAAAGGTGATATCTTATTGGATGACATGGAAAATTCTGGTCCAACCTCCTGTAAAGCATCAAAGACTATAAAAGCCATTGACTTTGATTCAGTACTAGATAGCCTTCCATCTCAAGGTTGTCAACTCAAGGATTTCTTACCTGCAAATGATGCTTTCTCTATCTTCTCCACTAATAAGGTAAACTTCGTGTCTGTTGCCAAAAATGTAAATCAGTCAACACCTGTACCTAACACCTTAACTGAGCAGCCCAATAGGCCTGATATTTGTCCCGAGCAAGATGGAAGGTCATCTTTGGAGGGTATAACAAAACCTCATATTGTGAGATGTGACAATTTTTTTGAGAAAGTTATAAACAGTGGAACTACTGAAGCTTTTCATTCTAATGAGATAGAGACAAATGACGCAAAGTTGGAACTAGAAAATTCTATTGACTCAGATGTCCAGATGGATGATACGGAAAAACCATTAACAGCCTTTTGTAAAGCATCAGATATTGCTCAAGCCACAGTAGACAGCTATAATAATGGAAATTTACTTCCTGTTGCTGAAATTGTAAATCAGTCAAAACCTGTACCTAACAACTCAACTGAGCAGCCCGACAAGCTCAACCTTTCTCCTGAGCAAAAGGAAAGGTTATCTGATACTGTCACAACACATCACAATGTGAGCTGTGACAATGTTTTTGAGGAAAATATACATATCGGAACTATTGAATCTTTCAATTCTAACGTGGAGATTGACACTCAGACAAATGGGACAGAGTTAGGActtcaaaattttattgaatcaGATGTTGATTGCATCCCATTCGAAGCAAAGACACTTGATTCGCATCCAGTCTTGTGCAACTCAAGTAATAATATATTGGATACTGTAAAAGCACATGGGAATGAGAAACTGCTCAAATCTTTAGATGATCCTCACAACATTGATGGGAAAGTAGAAATTTTTACACCATCCAGAGGCATAAGTTTTCCAGCTCCATTACACGAAAAACACAAAGAGAAGAACACTGATGTAACTTTAAATGCACATTTGTCAACTATGCATGAAAATTTGCCAAAGGAAGATTTAAAAATTGCAGAGCATACAGTTATGGATATGAACACATCTACTTCTGAAACATCAGTGGAAGATGGACCATTTAACAAACGGGAAACTGATGCAGTTGAAGTAGATGAAATGCCACACCAAACACCTTTTGATGAAATGAAAACGGAAGATGATTCCACAGTTGCAATACATTCATCGCCAGAAGTTATTATGGAAGATAAAAAGTTTGGTGAAGTGAGTACTGATTCTGATCAATTTGCCTCTGCTCAGTCTGTCTCAG GTCGATTGCGAGTGAAGCGTAGGACATCTCCACTTCTTTTTCCTCCCTTGAAGCGATTGTTGAATATGGTGCCCTTTAAGAAGAAAGGCAAAAAAGTTAAGAGGAGAACTAATCCAAAGTAA
- the LOC123898876 gene encoding uncharacterized protein LOC123898876, translating into MMNFIKDIKDEFTSKETSSSIAEDGSDQNQVTKILDPVKTRCKGRPPSNRKSSKADQIVKKLAKKRTKKNSQKSANIHAQKEKDMCASRVQESVQVIDRVGTQKSIQGEQSSFGRNEQGGVNKLAPFNPNSILIKEVNQVPFYSQVMNHGGSYFELLQAQYHVNDPSLSNNHTHMK; encoded by the exons atgatgaatttcATCAAGGACATAAAAGATGAGTTTACCTCTAAAGAAACATCCTCGAGCATTGCAGAAGATGGTTCAGATCAAAATCAAGTGACTAAAATTCTTGACCCTGTAAAGACTCGATGTAAAGGCCGTCCTCCTTCGAATAGGAAGTCTTCTAAAGCTGATCAAATTGTGAAGAAACTTGCAAAAAAGAGGACAAAAAAAAACAGCCAAAAAAGTGCAAATATTCATGCTCAAAAAGAG AAGGACATGTGTGCATCTAGAGTACAAGAGAGTGTTCAAGTAATTGATAGAGTTGGCACACAAAAGAGCATTCAA ggtGAACAAAGTAGTTTTGGGAGGAATGAACAAGGCGGTGTAAATAAATTAGCTCCCTTCAATCCAAACTCAATACTTATAAAGGAAGTAAATCAG GTTCCATTTTATTCTCAAGTCATGAATCATGGTGGTTCTTATTTTGAATTGTTGCAG GCTCAATACCATGTGAATGATCCGTCATTGTCAAATAATCATACACACATGAAGTGA
- the LOC123899035 gene encoding histone H4 has protein sequence MSGRGKGGKGLGKGGAKRHRKVLRDNIQGITKPAIRRLARRGGVKRISGLIYEETRGVLKIFLENVIRDAVTYTEHARRKTVTAMDVVYALKRQGRTLYGFGG, from the coding sequence ATGTCTGGACGTGGAAAAGGAGGAAAAGGATTGGGAAAGGGAGGAGCAAAACGACACCGTAAAGTGCTTCGTGATAATATTCAAGGAATTACAAAACCTGCAATTAGGCGTTTGGCTCGTAGAGGTGGAGTGAAACGTATAAGCGGTTTAATCTATGAAGAAACTCGTGGTGTTCTTAAAATCTTTTTGGAGAATGTGATTCGTGATGCTGTTACTTACACTGAGCATGCTAGGAGAAAGACTGTTACTGCTATGGATGTTGTTTATGCTTTGAAGAGACAAGGAAGGACTCTTTATGGATTTGGgggttag